ACCGGCCGCTTCGCCTGACTCTTGTTGATAACCGCCGCCAGATCGTCTCCCCATCGCCTGCCCTCCCGATACGCCGCGTCGGTGTCAGGCTTCCCGGAAAGCCCGTGACCGCGCAAATGAAAGGTGATGAGCCGGAAACGTTGCAGCCGCGGGTCGGCGATTTGCCGGTTCCAGTTGAGATGGCTGCCCAGCAGTCCGTGAATGAAAATTATCGCCGGGCCGTCCGGGTTGCCGCTCTCCTGCACGGCAATGGGAACGCCATCCGGCGCGGTGACGGTAAAGTGTCGTTCAGCGGCAGTCGCGTTTGCCATCACCATGAACAGCAGGCTTATCATAATACGGTTAATCAAAGCAGGCATTTTCACTTCCTCATTAATAGGTTCCTGGCTAGCCTGAACGTTGACACTAGTGTCAGAGTCAAGCTCCTGATGAGGAGAAACCATGCAACTGACCATTGGCGAACTGGCTAAAGCCACCGGCGTGAGCGCTCGCGCCATCCGCCACTATCACAACAACGGCTTACTGGCGGCCGTTCGCGCCTGTAATGGCTACCGCTATTTTGATAAGCAGGCCATTACCCAGGTGCGCCAGATCCAGCGCCTGATTGCGACTGGATTTAGCGTGGCCGAGATCCGCCGTTTCCCCGATTGCATGTTGCTCATTGAAGGCGCGACGTTCTGCCCGGAAACCCAGGCCATACAGTATCAGCGGCTTAAAGAAATCGAAGATCAGATAAGCGAACTTGAGCAGCGCAAAGCGCGTCTGCTGGAGACGCTGCGGCAGAATGGTCACAGCGATGCGGTAACGTTACATAAATAATAGCCTTCCGCGGGTGCGCTCCGCTTACCCGCGCTACGCTTTTGTCATTTACGTAGGGTGGATAAGCGAAGCGCATCCACCATTGGCTTAATCCGCGGGTGCGCTTTGCTTACCCGCGCTACGCGTTTGGTATTTCTGTAGGGTGGGTAAGCGAAGCGCACCCACCGTTGGCTATCAAAAATGACATTAATTCTTCCCAGGGATAATTACCACACGTTATTTCCCTGCGCCGAAAATATCATTTCCGGCCCGATGTAAAGCCCCGCTTTTACATTGAGTTGTTTCTGAACGTGAATATCTGCGCCAGAATGCGTCGGTGACAGATTAATATTCTTTTGCAATGTCAGTAATTGTAAAGGATAAGAAAGCGCTGGAGATGAGACGCATTTTTAGTAAGAATTCGGGCACCTAACGTAAATTGCCGCGTGCCAGTGAGTCGATATGGATTTCCCCGCCAAACCTTTATTTGCCCTTTTATTCTGTGCTTATCTGACGGGATGCGCCACCAAAGCCCCAAAACCCAAAACGGTCGCCCCGCTTCCTGATGCTACCGCCAGCAGCCGCCAGCCTGACCTGATCCCCGTTATCGCCGCCCTTCACGACCAGATGAACACCTGGCAGGACACACCTTATCAATGGGGCGGCACAAAGCGCGATGGCATCGACTGCTCCGGTTTTGTCTGGCGCACGCTGCACGACCGGTTTAATCTGCCGATGGCGCGCGTCACCACGCGGGAATTAATTCACATGGGCAAAGGCGTTGATAAAAATAAACTGCGTCCGGGCGATCTGGTGTTCTTCCGTATTAAGGGCGCGCTGCATGTCGGTTTTTATGACTCCAATGGTGAATTTATTCACGCCTCCACCAGTAAAGGCGTTACCCGGTCTTCATTAAATAATCCTTACTGGCAGACCGTATATTTAGAAGCGCGTCGCCTGCCGGATAATATCAGCTCTGTTGTCACGCTCAATCATAATACGCCGCCCGATCTCGCCAGTAATCGCGGGTAAGCCTGAGGGCCACAGTGCTTCTGTGGCCTCGCAGGGTTTACACCACCGGCGGGTTATCGTCACCGCCCTTGTCGCTCAGCTCACTGAGCACAATCTCTTTCGCGGGGGCGTCATCAAGCTTTCCTGCGTAATCGTCCGAGAGATCCGGCAGGCTGGTAAATTGACCGTCGATAAACAGAAACGTCAGGTGTCCGGCGATATCATCAAGCACCGCCTTGGCATTTTTCAGCCCTTCGCCATGTTCATCATTGCCATCAAGACGCCAGGCGAAAGCGCCATTCTCTTGTGTGGCTTCGCCGAGATCGATAATCCGGCCATCGATGTTTTGCGCCAGCACGCGGCCTTCGCAGAGAAACAGAAAATAAGGCATCCCGTCGCGTTGGGTGGATTCCGGCATCGTCAACTCCTTGCTGATGAATGAAAGAAAAGTATAGCAGGCGCTTTGACGCCCTTTTGGAAAGGAAAAAGGCCGCGCGCGGCGGCCTGGTTTTACTGCGCTGCGCTCACGCGCCAGATGGCGTTACCGGCGTCATCGGCAATCAGCAGCGCGCCGGAGTTATCCTGCGTCACGCCAACCGGCAGCCCGCGCACCTGCTTCTGGTCGTCGGTCAGAAAACCGGTGACGACCGGCTGCGGCATTCCGACTGGTTTGCCGTTTTCAAACTTCACCCACACCACCTGATACCCGTTAAGCGGCGAGCGGTTCCAGCTGCCGTGTTCGCTCACAAACGCCCCACCGCGGTACTGCGGCATGTTATCGCCGGTGTAGAAATGCAGGCCAAGCGGTGCGACGTGCGAGCCGAGCGCGTAGTCAGGCTTGATCGCTTTGGCGACCAGATCAGGGCGCTGCGGCTCGGCGCGTTTATCGACGTGATTGCCGAAATAGCTGTACGGCCAGCCGTAGAAGCCCTTCTCCTGCACCGAGGTCATATAATCCGGCACCAGATCGGAGCCGATTTCATCGCGCTCGTTCACTATCGCCCACAGCTTGCCGCTCTCTGGCTCCCACTGGAGGCCGGTCGGGTTGCGCAGGCCGCTTGCGTAAATACGGCTGGCGCCGGTCGCGGCGTCCACTTCCAGCACCGCGGCGCGGCGATACTCCGCGCCGATGCCGTTTTCGGTGATATTACTGTTAGAACCCACGCCCACGTAGAGCTTGCTGCCATCGGGGCTTGCCAGCAGCGCTTTGGTCCAGTGGTGGTTGATCGGCCCACCCGGCAGTTCAGTGACCTCTTCCCCCGGCGTGCGGATCGCCGTTTGCCCTTCCTGATACGGGAATTTCACCAGGCTGTCGGCGTTCGCCACCCACAGCGTATTGCCGGTGAGCTGAATGCCGAACGGCGCGTTGAGGTTTTCAATGAAGTTATGCTTTTCCCATTTGCCGTTCACGTTACGCAAAAGCGTAATGCGGTTGCCGCCCGGCCCGCCCTTGCCCGACGCCTTTTGCACCACACCCATGATGAGCTGTTTAGGGCGCGTGGTTGGTTTTGGGGTGCCGTTGGATTCCGCCACCAGAATATCGTTATTGGGCAGCACATAGACCTGGCGCGGATGCATCAGCCCGTCGGCGATTTTTTCAATCTTCAGCCCCTGCGCCACCTTCGGCTTTTCGCCCTCTTTCCAGGCGACGCCTTCCGGCACCTGCATCGGCGGCAGCAGAAAATTTTTCGCTTCCGGGAGTTCCGGGTTTGGCCCGACCTGTTTTTGCGGATCGAGTGTTGCGCTGTTATCACAGCCGCTAAGCAGAACGCCCAGCGACACGGCCAGCGCAAGACGATGAATGTTGTTCATGCGGGCTTCTCCTTAAGCAGCGCGTTGGCGTAACGCGAGTTGAACATTCGCCAGCAGCATCAGCACCACGACCAGCGTTGAAAGAATGACGCCCGCAGGCACCACGGCGTAAGCATCACGGCTGTGAATAAAGGCGTTGAAAATGGCCAGCACAATCGCCACCAGATTCAGCCAGAAGTGCAGCCGCTGCGCCGGGCCATGCAGATGGCGACGCCCGGGCCAGATCTGCCCGAGGCTAATCAGGCGCGGAATAATCGCAATAAGAAGGCCGATAGCGATAAGCCAGCTGGCGGCATCGGTCCACATCTGCACGTAGCTATTCATGTAGAGGATGTCGAAAATCCAGGCGGCCGTGAAGAAGCCTAAAGGAATGGGATTAAGCAGTTCATAAAGCGCCACGGCGGCTGCCGGGGATCGTGCGGTCGTGTGCGGGTGCATGTCCGTCTCCTGAAGTCATCCAGAACCAGCGACGGCAGCGCCCAGGCGCCGCACGTCAGCGTGCCTGTAAAAGCGTAGTCAAGATGCGCGAGAATGACGGAGTTATCGAAACCGCGTTTTAGCCAGGAGTCTTACAGGCGGCGTCAGACGGGCCGC
This sequence is a window from Cronobacter sakazakii. Protein-coding genes within it:
- a CDS encoding MerR family transcriptional regulator; translation: MQLTIGELAKATGVSARAIRHYHNNGLLAAVRACNGYRYFDKQAITQVRQIQRLIATGFSVAEIRRFPDCMLLIEGATFCPETQAIQYQRLKEIEDQISELEQRKARLLETLRQNGHSDAVTLHK
- a CDS encoding C40 family peptidase, encoding MDFPAKPLFALLFCAYLTGCATKAPKPKTVAPLPDATASSRQPDLIPVIAALHDQMNTWQDTPYQWGGTKRDGIDCSGFVWRTLHDRFNLPMARVTTRELIHMGKGVDKNKLRPGDLVFFRIKGALHVGFYDSNGEFIHASTSKGVTRSSLNNPYWQTVYLEARRLPDNISSVVTLNHNTPPDLASNRG
- a CDS encoding PQQ-dependent sugar dehydrogenase, which codes for MNNIHRLALAVSLGVLLSGCDNSATLDPQKQVGPNPELPEAKNFLLPPMQVPEGVAWKEGEKPKVAQGLKIEKIADGLMHPRQVYVLPNNDILVAESNGTPKPTTRPKQLIMGVVQKASGKGGPGGNRITLLRNVNGKWEKHNFIENLNAPFGIQLTGNTLWVANADSLVKFPYQEGQTAIRTPGEEVTELPGGPINHHWTKALLASPDGSKLYVGVGSNSNITENGIGAEYRRAAVLEVDAATGASRIYASGLRNPTGLQWEPESGKLWAIVNERDEIGSDLVPDYMTSVQEKGFYGWPYSYFGNHVDKRAEPQRPDLVAKAIKPDYALGSHVAPLGLHFYTGDNMPQYRGGAFVSEHGSWNRSPLNGYQVVWVKFENGKPVGMPQPVVTGFLTDDQKQVRGLPVGVTQDNSGALLIADDAGNAIWRVSAAQ
- a CDS encoding DUF2231 domain-containing protein, translated to MHPHTTARSPAAAVALYELLNPIPLGFFTAAWIFDILYMNSYVQMWTDAASWLIAIGLLIAIIPRLISLGQIWPGRRHLHGPAQRLHFWLNLVAIVLAIFNAFIHSRDAYAVVPAGVILSTLVVVLMLLANVQLALRQRAA